One genomic region from Thermocladium sp. ECH_B encodes:
- a CDS encoding molybdenum cofactor biosynthesis protein MoaA, whose protein sequence is MTETTTVVKAPVETTTQLVDISRFKMPESYKRILFNEKIQENWKKQFKLPQGVRVIKTSTSVCPVCNRQLPMVVYEEGGSIWLQKTCPEHGTFTDMYWGDAEMYYYFLQWDNPDYIGKGVANPNTTLEYYEEAGGCPFGCGLCPVHKTNTALAIIDVTNRCNMKCPVCFANAFAAGYVYEPTLEQIEYMMRTLRNEKPWAPNALQLSGGEPTIRNDLPEIVSMAKRLGFDHVEVNTNGIRVANEPDFYKKLLDAGVSTLYLQFDTINPNNKGVWRHRLYDPKAYAALKNKVIENARKLNHHSLVLVVTMARNYNEKDIGEILDFAIKNRDVVRWINVQPVSFSGRAKTDYTKDELRNFRITIPDVIIEVEKQTGGKISRWDWRPVNWPVALGKMMEVLTGKPKPLFTNNPVCGASTFIYYDEDQKDIVPITKLVDVDAFERDIWDIYNTAVKGGLWTQVGKVKTLKLLRHVKHKAVRDLLQDVLISKSYDALGKFMMNVVGLGIMHFMDTMNFDVQRIQRCDIHYAEPDGRIVPFCTLNNFHREKIEHSFKVDSKEWLRLHPGKFLSGFA, encoded by the coding sequence ATGACGGAAACAACAACCGTGGTTAAGGCGCCCGTGGAGACCACCACGCAGTTGGTGGATATATCCAGGTTCAAGATGCCTGAGAGCTACAAGAGAATCCTATTTAATGAGAAGATACAGGAGAACTGGAAGAAGCAATTCAAATTGCCACAAGGCGTGAGGGTAATAAAGACAAGCACGTCTGTCTGCCCCGTATGCAATAGGCAATTACCAATGGTAGTATATGAGGAGGGAGGCTCGATTTGGCTCCAGAAGACCTGTCCCGAGCACGGAACATTCACGGACATGTACTGGGGAGATGCGGAGATGTATTACTACTTCCTGCAGTGGGATAATCCGGACTACATAGGGAAGGGCGTGGCTAACCCCAATACTACCTTGGAGTACTATGAGGAGGCAGGCGGCTGCCCATTCGGCTGCGGCCTCTGCCCTGTTCACAAGACCAACACTGCGCTTGCGATAATAGACGTCACTAATAGGTGCAATATGAAATGCCCAGTTTGCTTCGCCAATGCATTCGCGGCCGGCTATGTCTATGAGCCTACCCTAGAACAAATAGAGTACATGATGCGTACCCTTAGAAACGAGAAGCCCTGGGCCCCAAATGCGCTTCAATTAAGCGGTGGAGAGCCGACGATTAGAAATGACTTGCCTGAGATAGTTAGCATGGCTAAGAGGTTGGGCTTTGATCATGTTGAGGTCAATACGAACGGGATAAGGGTTGCGAATGAACCTGACTTCTATAAGAAGTTACTTGATGCAGGCGTATCCACGCTGTATCTTCAGTTCGATACCATTAATCCAAATAATAAGGGGGTCTGGAGGCATAGGTTATATGATCCAAAGGCCTATGCCGCGTTGAAGAATAAGGTTATCGAGAATGCCAGGAAGTTGAACCACCACTCCCTCGTCCTAGTCGTCACAATGGCTAGGAATTATAACGAGAAGGACATTGGGGAGATACTTGATTTCGCCATAAAGAATAGGGACGTCGTTAGGTGGATAAATGTTCAACCCGTCTCATTCTCTGGCAGGGCCAAGACCGATTACACCAAGGATGAGTTAAGGAACTTCAGGATAACTATACCGGACGTCATAATAGAGGTCGAGAAGCAGACCGGTGGAAAGATAAGTAGATGGGATTGGCGCCCAGTTAATTGGCCGGTGGCCCTTGGCAAGATGATGGAGGTATTGACTGGGAAACCTAAGCCGCTCTTCACCAATAATCCCGTGTGCGGCGCCTCTACATTTATCTACTATGATGAGGACCAGAAGGATATCGTGCCAATAACTAAGCTGGTGGATGTGGATGCCTTTGAGAGGGATATATGGGACATATATAACACCGCAGTTAAGGGAGGNCTTTGGACGCAGGTCGGCAAGGTTAAGACACTCAAGTTGCTTAGGCACGTTAAGCACAAGGCCGTGAGGGACCTGCTTCAGGATGTACTCATCTCGAAGAGCTATGATGCGTTGGGCAAGTTCATGATGAATGTGGTGGGGCTCGGCATAATGCACTTCATGGATACCATGAATTTCGATGTGCAGAGGATACAGAGGTGCGATATTCACTATGCGGAGCCGGATGGCAGGATAGTGCCTTTCTGCACCTTGAATAACTTCCACAGGGAGAAGATAGAGCATTCATTCAAGGTTGACTCCAAGGAATGGCTGAGGCTACATCCCGGCAAATTCCTCAGCGGCTTCGCCTAA
- a CDS encoding VWA containing CoxE family protein has translation MSNEKKRRGILLNVDYDDELARYRLREVFMEGRRRMVPSMDKIPQYALIDSFYLHYRNPMLGQLSDLKDEKDILWYHLVNTYIRSDQYGEAVRVTKLNGHLSKLMAVKMLRIYSNLLSKMERSEGFRQMVNDSTNRSSSSKENKAIIEREIRSLLSFYLGNMRRINETVKKVKSVMGSSIGHEVADILLSTDIDPYRTRLINMLDSLVKLISDVKYKMDLLKEEDVVYKGISSGIKKLSHMAELRDVTPSYRALMRVSKPLYAYKLGTNNIMVNERKLTKRPKVYLLIDKSGSMFYTVMNNLFEFGSISKITWATALATVLVMKGSNVQVRFFDQQVYPAISDKKEIIKTLLSLIPLGGTNITAAVNMAMEDARRNPQLRDYKLVLITDGEDDELSMEPINNVRSMFSNFKVVLIGNEQSMLETNKNTIKISSLTSKSLMKILKSI, from the coding sequence ATGAGCAATGAGAAGAAGAGGCGTGGCATTCTTCTTAATGTTGATTATGATGATGAGCTAGCCAGGTATAGGCTTCGCGAGGTATTCATGGAGGGCAGGAGACGCATGGTGCCAAGCATGGATAAAATACCTCAATACGCATTGATAGATTCATTTTACCTGCATTACAGGAACCCAATGCTGGGGCAACTAAGCGATTTAAAGGATGAGAAGGACATATTATGGTATCACTTAGTTAACACGTATATACGCAGTGATCAGTACGGCGAGGCCGTTAGGGTAACTAAATTGAATGGCCACCTCTCGAAGCTAATGGCGGTTAAGATGCTCAGGATATATAGTAATCTATTAAGCAAAATGGAGAGAAGCGAGGGTTTTAGGCAAATGGTTAATGACTCGACTAATAGGTCCTCCTCCTCCAAGGAAAATAAGGCAATAATAGAGCGCGAAATACGTTCCCTATTATCGTTTTACCTCGGCAACATGAGGCGCATTAATGAAACAGTTAAGAAGGTAAAATCCGTAATGGGCAGCTCCATTGGGCACGAGGTTGCCGATATATTATTAAGCACGGATATAGACCCATATAGGACTCGTCTAATAAACATGCTTGACTCATTGGTTAAATTGATTTCTGACGTCAAGTATAAAATGGATTTATTGAAGGAGGAGGACGTCGTCTATAAGGGAATATCATCGGGGATAAAGAAATTATCCCATATGGCTGAATTACGTGACGTCACTCCCTCATACCGCGCATTAATGCGCGTATCGAAGCCGCTCTACGCCTATAAATTAGGCACTAACAATATAATGGTCAATGAGCGGAAACTAACCAAGAGGCCTAAGGTGTATCTACTCATTGATAAGAGCGGCAGCATGTTCTATACGGTAATGAATAACTTATTCGAGTTCGGAAGCATTAGCAAAATAACGTGGGCAACCGCGTTAGCGACTGTCCTAGTCATGAAGGGAAGCAATGTGCAAGTGAGGTTCTTCGACCAGCAGGTATACCCGGCGATAAGCGATAAGAAGGAGATAATAAAGACTCTTCTCTCCCTAATACCGTTGGGCGGCACTAACATAACGGCCGCCGTCAATATGGCAATGGAGGACGCGCGCCGAAACCCGCAATTAAGGGATTATAAGCTGGTCCTGATAACGGATGGCGAGGACGATGAGTTAAGCATGGAACCCATAAATAACGTGCGCTCCATGTTCAGCAATTTCAAGGTGGTTCTAATAGGTAATGAGCAATCCATGTTGGAGACCAACAAGAATACGATTAAGATAAGCAGTTTAACCTCGAAATCCCTCATGAAGATACTTAAATCCATCTAA
- a CDS encoding TrmB family transcriptional regulator, with protein MSYEELKRLARLIGYSSYQLKAYLTLVEKGPLTAKDIARLAGIPTSKVYSVLSSLARDGIIYSEQGRPLRFIAKPPREVFSTILEKLNGYIEATRPIIDSLQLLYESNNPSKVMAQSDIFFIVKGLESTKQLMRKALNASSIDIAIPYVDLLDNEAIADIDAVSRNSEVRLLVTDNLIEVARRLPPRVVARTRSGMFGAGIIGDGVVLAVKYDNTYLTLYSIQDYLLDIAKTYFNSLWKDAAPIGDR; from the coding sequence ATGAGTTATGAGGAACTAAAGAGGCTCGCAAGGCTGATTGGATACTCATCCTACCAATTAAAGGCCTACTTAACCCTAGTGGAGAAGGGACCCCTCACAGCTAAGGATATTGCGAGGCTAGCAGGAATACCCACATCAAAGGTATATAGCGTGCTCTCGAGCTTGGCGAGGGACGGCATCATATACTCGGAACAGGGGCGGCCCCTCAGATTCATAGCTAAGCCTCCTCGTGAAGTGTTCTCCACAATCCTGGAGAAGCTTAATGGATACATAGAAGCGACGAGGCCCATAATAGATTCGCTTCAATTACTGTATGAGTCCAATAATCCCAGTAAAGTCATGGCTCAAAGCGATATATTCTTCATAGTGAAGGGGTTGGAGAGCACGAAGCAATTAATGCGTAAGGCTCTAAACGCCTCCTCGATAGATATAGCTATTCCATATGTTGACCTCCTAGATAATGAGGCAATCGCGGATATAGATGCGGTATCAAGGAATAGCGAAGTAAGGCTGCTCGTTACGGATAACTTAATCGAAGTGGCTAGGCGATTACCTCCGCGCGTGGTTGCTAGAACTAGGAGTGGAATGTTTGGTGCCGGCATAATAGGGGACGGCGTCGTATTGGCGGTTAAGTATGATAATACATACTTGACCCTGTACTCCATACAGGATTATTTATTGGACATAGCTAAGACCTACTTCAATTCTCTATGGAAAGATGCGGCGCCGATAGGGGATAGGTGA
- a CDS encoding bifunctional ADP-dependent (S)-NAD(P)H-hydrate dehydratase/NAD(P)H-hydrate epimerase produces the protein MDGISTIEMRILDKNAEYLGVSDRILMENAGKAVADVVMHRYPNALNVAVVAGLGNNGGDGIVAARYLLNSGRNVTIILLGRTSDVSEEPAATNLRICMNLLRCRIIEARDEYTLLMHQXLILKWPQVIIDAVLGIGVKGRLRQPHATAIDLMNMSSAPKVAVDVPSGLDSDTGNVWDKAVKADVTVTMHMAKHGLLAESAKQYVGELIVADIGIPREASLIVGAGDMLLLRYGRDINSKKGDNGRIMVVGGSRDFTGAALFTGLSALIMGADLVNIYAPRDVAHDIRSNNPSIISIPLDGDALGESHVGFIVEEMRKFHVLAIGPGLGLKEETQKAVVNIIDSAVKLGKKVVIDADAIKAIGSSGRLDLLKGLIVTPHAGEFKQLFGVEVSAVDPLERGELVRKIVAEKAPGSIVLLKGNTDVVTDGVRIKLNKTGNPGMAIGGTGDVLTGVTAYLAFKLSDQLEAAAIAAFITGLAGDLAVIDKGFHITPLDVVDRLPKVLSMFFDVRRSVIDSLHPQVRGFLGAAGSL, from the coding sequence ATGGATGGCATCTCAACAATTGAAATGAGGATCCTCGATAAAAACGCCGAGTACTTGGGCGTAAGCGATAGGATATTGATGGAGAATGCCGGGAAAGCGGTCGCAGATGTTGTCATGCATAGATACCCCAATGCATTAAATGTGGCTGTGGTTGCGGGTCTAGGCAATAATGGTGGGGACGGCATTGTCGCCGCTCGCTACTTATTAAATAGCGGTCGTAATGTCACAATTATTTTACTGGGCAGGACAAGCGATGTATCGGAGGAGCCGGCGGCCACTAATTTGCGGATATGTATGAATCTACTTAGGTGCAGGATAATAGAGGCTAGGGATGAGTACACGCTTCTAATGCATCAGGNCTTAATATTGAAGTGGCCTCAAGTGATAATTGATGCTGTTCTAGGCATTGGAGTTAAGGGGCGATTAAGGCAGCCCCACGCGACTGCCATCGACTTAATGAATATGTCCTCCGCGCCTAAGGTGGCTGTTGATGTCCCCAGCGGCCTCGACTCCGATACAGGTAATGTTTGGGATAAGGCAGTTAAGGCGGATGTGACCGTGACCATGCATATGGCTAAGCACGGCTTACTCGCTGAATCAGCCAAGCAATATGTGGGCGAATTAATTGTGGCGGATATAGGAATACCCAGGGAGGCATCCCTAATAGTGGGGGCGGGCGATATGTTATTGTTAAGATATGGAAGAGACATTAACTCCAAGAAGGGGGATAATGGTAGAATAATGGTGGTGGGGGGGTCCCGGGACTTCACCGGCGCGGCTCTATTCACGGGATTATCCGCGCTAATCATGGGGGCTGACTTAGTTAATATTTATGCGCCTCGCGACGTTGCGCATGATATACGCAGCAATAATCCCAGCATAATTTCCATTCCATTAGATGGAGACGCGTTAGGAGAGTCGCATGTGGGATTCATAGTGGAGGAGATGAGGAAGTTCCATGTGCTAGCCATTGGCCCCGGCCTAGGCCTAAAGGAGGAAACGCAGAAAGCCGTAGTAAATATAATTGATTCCGCCGTTAAGTTAGGCAAGAAGGTGGTGATCGATGCAGATGCGATAAAGGCGATAGGCAGCTCTGGCAGGCTTGATTTATTGAAGGGATTGATAGTTACTCCACATGCAGGGGAATTCAAGCAATTATTCGGGGTAGAGGTTAGCGCCGTTGATCCATTGGAGCGCGGCGAATTGGTTAGGAAGATAGTCGCTGAGAAGGCCCCGGGCTCCATAGTTCTACTTAAGGGCAATACCGATGTGGTGACGGATGGGGTTAGGATTAAGCTGAATAAGACCGGTAATCCCGGGATGGCGATTGGGGGAACCGGCGATGTATTGACGGGCGTAACGGCGTACCTAGCATTTAAGTTAAGCGATCAACTTGAGGCAGCCGCGATAGCTGCATTCATAACGGGCTTAGCGGGCGACCTTGCCGTGATCGATAAGGGATTCCACATAACTCCCCTCGACGTAGTGGATAGGCTTCCGAAGGTGCTCTCCATGTTCTTCGATGTGAGGAGGTCAGTCATCGATTCACTGCATCCCCAGGTGCGTGGCTTCCTAGGTGCTGCCGGGTCCTTATGA
- a CDS encoding ATPase, producing the protein MQNINESIIRIKNINEKLNDMFYKYSDEISGILISVLSRENFLLVGPPGTAKTTLVYTLSKLTNIKWFYRQLTKFTDLEEILGPIDIAKLLEGKVERIYANSIIESELALLDEIFNASSAILNTLLSLLNERVVYDGDKIIPVKTWAVFGSSNRVPDEEELQALFDRFPLRTFTEYVLPEDTENLLIKGWNLRREMDELRPLASMDDIRALNQMQVNYLFSNTKDISKILSPVIADYVEHIPISNRTRIKIPLYAYSLLLIQGFKPEEVTPMMLKVAAIRVAKYLVQNKDQLSEYEAFAMTHMPEELLKINDLISEAKALLSNNIIDDARTRLMDARETMSSIRTKWDKSLYSLYKYEIDEMMSTIEKLEEMIMNEQ; encoded by the coding sequence ATGCAGAACATTAACGAATCGATAATTAGGATAAAGAACATCAATGAGAAGCTTAACGATATGTTCTATAAGTACTCGGATGAGATATCCGGCATACTTATTTCCGTCTTGTCGAGGGAGAACTTTCTATTAGTAGGTCCCCCCGGCACCGCTAAGACGACCCTCGTATATACCTTATCTAAATTAACCAACATTAAGTGGTTCTATAGGCAGTTAACTAAGTTCACGGATCTGGAGGAAATACTTGGACCCATAGATATAGCGAAGCTGTTGGAGGGCAAGGTGGAGCGCATATATGCTAATTCAATAATCGAGAGCGAGTTGGCCTTATTGGATGAGATATTCAACGCCTCTAGCGCAATTCTCAACACCCTCCTCTCCCTCCTTAATGAGAGGGTCGTGTATGATGGTGACAAAATAATCCCCGTAAAGACTTGGGCAGTCTTCGGCAGCAGTAATAGGGTTCCAGATGAGGAGGAGCTTCAAGCCTTATTTGATAGGTTTCCCCTGAGGACATTCACTGAGTACGTGTTGCCGGAGGACACGGAGAATTTATTGATAAAGGGATGGAATTTGAGGCGGGAGATGGATGAGTTAAGGCCCCTTGCATCTATGGATGATATACGCGCATTAAACCAGATGCAGGTGAATTACTTATTCAGCAATACTAAGGATATATCGAAGATATTGTCGCCAGTGATAGCGGACTATGTTGAGCACATACCTATTAGTAATAGAACAAGAATAAAGATACCCCTCTACGCATACTCGCTTCTATTGATACAGGGATTCAAGCCCGAGGAGGTCACTCCCATGATGCTTAAGGTAGCTGCCATAAGAGTGGCTAAGTACTTGGTTCAAAACAAGGATCAACTAAGCGAGTACGAGGCCTTCGCCATGACCCATATGCCCGAGGAGCTCCTTAAGATAAATGATCTAATAAGCGAGGCAAAGGCATTACTGAGTAACAATATAATAGACGATGCGCGGACGAGGCTCATGGATGCCAGGGAGACAATGAGCTCAATTAGGACTAAGTGGGATAAAAGCCTTTACAGCCTATATAAGTATGAGATAGATGAAATGATGAGCACAATAGAGAAGCTGGAGGAGATGATAATGAATGAGCAATGA